In one Chionomys nivalis chromosome 13, mChiNiv1.1, whole genome shotgun sequence genomic region, the following are encoded:
- the C13H6orf62 gene encoding uncharacterized protein C6orf62 homolog yields the protein MGDPNSRKKQALNRLRAQLRKKKESLADQFDFKMYIAFVFKEKKKKSALFEVSEVIPVMTNNYEENILKGVRDSSYSLESSIELLQKDVVQLHAPRYQSMRRDVIGCTQEMDFILWPRNDIEKIVCLLFSRWKESDEPFRPVQAKFEFHHGDYEKQFLHVLSRKDKTGIVVNNPNQSVFLFIDRQHLQTPKNKATIFKLCSICLYLPQEQLTHWAVGTIEDHLRPYMPE from the exons ATGGGGGACCCAAACTCCCGGAAGAAACAAGCTCTGAACAGACTGCGTGCTCAGcttaggaagaaaaaagaatctctAGCTGACCAGTTTGACTTCAAGATGTATATTGCCTTTGTGTTCAAGGAGAAG aagaaaaagTCAGCACTTTTTGAAGTGTCTGAGGTTATACCAGTCATGACAAataattatgaagaaaatattctGAAAGGTGTGCGAGATTCCAGCTATTCCTTGGAAAGTTCTATAGAGCTTCTACAGAAGGATGTGGTACAGCTCCATGCTCCCCGATACCAGTCTATGAGAAGG GATGTAATTGGCTGTACTCAGGAGATGGATTTCATTCTTTGGCCTCGGAATGATATTGAGAAAATTGTTTGTCTCCTGTTTTCTAGGTGGAAGGAATCTGATGAACCTTTTAGGCCTGTTCAG GCCAAATTTGAATTTCATCACGGTGACTATGAGAAACAGTTTCTGCATGTACTGAGCCGCAAGGACAAGACAGGAATTGTTGTCAACAATCCTAACCAGTCAGTGTTTCTCTTCATTGACAGACAACATTTGCAG actccaaaaaacaaagccaccATCTTCAAGTTATGCAGCATCTGCCTCTACCTGCCACAGGAACAGCTCACCCACTGGGCAGTTGGCACCATAGAGGATCACCTCCGTCCTTATATGCCAGAGTAA